In Candidatus Margulisiibacteriota bacterium, a single genomic region encodes these proteins:
- a CDS encoding HDOD domain-containing protein, with product MDKDSRRIYDKLVLKAGDLLPLPITIHELIKITNNPNVSSRDIGKVIEKDQAMTSRVLRLANSVYYGFTQRIRTISHAIVCLGFSKVKSLALTVSTYEILNAALEKYAMKEGALFNHSIAVAIGASTIAEKTGIKDTEEAYVIGLLHDIGKMVIDQNLHKDEVTPVWELYKQGTMKFHQAEKEVLGFDHADVGSEVARRWNFPNELCNAIGYHHSPLSAPGDIRTAYIVNLADGLAKTMIDCKGMSEEQDVSLEIEGIFKEKNLEKLGLVKEKVLDIRNIIAQKVEKVLAEFKN from the coding sequence ATGGATAAAGACAGCAGAAGAATATATGATAAACTTGTTTTAAAAGCGGGAGACCTTTTACCCTTACCGATTACAATTCATGAATTGATAAAAATAACCAATAATCCTAATGTCAGTAGCAGGGACATAGGAAAAGTAATCGAAAAGGACCAGGCCATGACCTCACGCGTTTTAAGGTTGGCAAATTCAGTGTATTACGGTTTTACTCAAAGGATCAGAACGATTTCTCACGCCATTGTTTGTCTGGGATTCAGCAAAGTTAAAAGCCTTGCTTTGACCGTTTCAACTTATGAAATATTAAATGCAGCTTTGGAAAAATACGCCATGAAAGAGGGCGCTTTATTTAATCACAGCATAGCGGTAGCTATCGGCGCCAGCACGATAGCAGAAAAAACTGGAATAAAAGACACAGAAGAAGCATACGTTATCGGCCTTTTACATGATATCGGGAAAATGGTTATTGACCAGAATTTGCATAAAGATGAGGTGACACCTGTCTGGGAACTGTATAAACAGGGTACTATGAAGTTTCATCAGGCTGAAAAGGAAGTGCTGGGTTTTGATCACGCTGATGTCGGGTCGGAAGTAGCCAGACGCTGGAATTTTCCTAACGAACTTTGTAACGCCATAGGATATCATCACTCCCCCCTGAGCGCTCCCGGGGACATAAGGACTGCATATATTGTAAACCTGGCTGATGGCCTGGCTAAAACAATGATTGATTGCAAAGGTATGTCCGAAGAGCAGGATGTCAGCCTGGAAATAGAAGGAATATTTAAAGAAAAGAACCTGGAAAAACTCGGTTTGGTAAAAGAAAAAGTATTGGATATAAGAAATATTATTGCACAAAAAGTAGAAAAAGTTTTGGCAGAATTTAAAAATTAG
- a CDS encoding ATP-binding protein encodes MSQTIDIETLNNLPAAELVKIIIDLQQHIQEKDNIEEEIEKNYHLQNTISSILQAFLGNMSLEQQLKYVLELIISLPWFDILIKGSIYLMDEEKQELFLYTYHNLPEEIVRNCGRIALDKGFCGLAATKGEILYSDPQTNKQLCLNNCKGENDQCQYCIPIMNINKTMGIINIYVKKEHQESQDAKDFFSIVANIVAGIIDHKKTEKELEKHRNNLEDIVKLRTEELSEANINLMEAIQKVEKASKLKSEFLANMSHEIRTPINGILGMTELLKKEPFNEEQKEKLRIISISTNALLDLVNDILDLSKIEAGRLELESIPFNINNLIEEKLKMFQYTAKNKGLELMHQIQDSIPEFVKGDPARIQQIVINLVNNAIKFTKEGGITITVNILEENNNSLVLIFSVKDTGIGIESDKTEVIFDSFRQADGSHSRQFGGTGLGLAICKQLVTLMKGRIWVESKVNEGSEFKFTVEFTKLSPTELNELKTEIKANEEVQKKIRPLKILLAEDYIINQKVAIGLLSINNHKVTLANNGKEAVDWYKKERFDIVLMDIQMPEMDGMQATTIIRELEKQNNHRTPIIALTAHAIAGDREKYMESGMDDYLTKPINSEHMEQMLQKHTAFISDQELEVNKKPQQPPVIMEQPKVIIEAPLDIEQSIREFKGNAELVHAILDEFLSKIIENQIVLIKEAIDTGNYETIRAEAHSIKGGTANIKANFLSLAAKELEFAAKDSNLENCKNFFEKLLYEKDRLKNYYYQEVKNESNDNR; translated from the coding sequence ATGAGTCAAACAATAGATATTGAAACACTAAACAACCTACCGGCAGCAGAGTTAGTAAAAATCATTATTGATTTGCAGCAACATATACAGGAAAAGGATAATATTGAGGAAGAAATAGAAAAAAACTATCATTTGCAAAATACTATCAGCTCTATATTGCAGGCATTTCTGGGCAATATGTCATTGGAACAACAACTGAAATACGTACTGGAACTGATCATATCGCTACCCTGGTTTGATATTCTTATTAAAGGCTCAATTTATCTGATGGACGAAGAAAAACAGGAATTATTTTTATATACTTATCATAATCTGCCTGAAGAAATTGTCAGAAATTGCGGACGTATAGCATTGGATAAAGGATTCTGCGGATTAGCAGCAACAAAAGGAGAAATTCTTTATTCTGACCCCCAGACAAACAAACAACTTTGTCTCAATAATTGTAAAGGTGAGAATGACCAATGCCAGTATTGTATTCCTATCATGAATATAAACAAAACCATGGGAATTATTAATATTTATGTAAAAAAAGAACATCAGGAGTCTCAGGATGCCAAGGATTTTTTCAGCATTGTAGCCAATATTGTGGCTGGTATTATTGATCATAAAAAAACAGAAAAAGAACTGGAAAAGCACCGTAATAATCTTGAGGATATTGTAAAACTGCGCACAGAAGAACTTTCCGAGGCAAATATAAATTTAATGGAAGCGATACAAAAGGTTGAAAAGGCCAGCAAACTGAAAAGTGAATTTTTGGCTAATATGTCCCACGAAATAAGAACGCCGATAAATGGCATTTTGGGAATGACCGAACTTCTAAAAAAGGAACCTTTCAATGAAGAACAGAAAGAGAAATTAAGGATTATATCGATCTCCACCAACGCTTTGCTGGACTTGGTTAATGATATTCTGGATTTGTCCAAGATTGAAGCAGGCAGGCTGGAGCTGGAAAGTATTCCTTTTAATATTAACAATTTGATAGAAGAAAAACTAAAGATGTTTCAGTACACTGCCAAAAACAAAGGGCTGGAACTTATGCATCAAATTCAGGATTCTATACCCGAGTTTGTAAAAGGTGACCCGGCAAGAATACAGCAAATAGTGATAAACCTGGTGAACAATGCTATAAAATTTACAAAAGAGGGCGGCATAACGATTACCGTTAATATTTTGGAGGAAAACAACAATTCACTTGTGCTTATTTTTTCGGTTAAAGATACCGGTATAGGTATTGAGTCTGATAAAACCGAGGTTATATTTGACAGTTTCAGACAAGCTGATGGTTCGCATTCCAGACAATTCGGCGGAACAGGACTAGGGTTGGCTATATGTAAACAACTTGTAACCTTAATGAAAGGCAGAATTTGGGTTGAAAGCAAGGTTAATGAGGGCAGTGAGTTTAAATTTACTGTCGAATTCACTAAATTGTCCCCTACAGAATTAAATGAACTTAAAACCGAAATAAAAGCCAATGAAGAAGTACAGAAAAAAATAAGACCTTTAAAAATATTGCTGGCTGAAGATTATATAATCAATCAAAAAGTAGCTATAGGGCTTTTAAGTATTAATAATCACAAGGTTACACTTGCCAATAATGGTAAGGAAGCTGTGGACTGGTATAAAAAAGAACGGTTCGATATAGTATTAATGGATATACAGATGCCCGAGATGGATGGTATGCAGGCCACGACTATTATCCGAGAACTGGAAAAGCAAAACAATCACAGAACGCCGATTATTGCCTTAACAGCGCACGCAATTGCCGGTGACAGGGAAAAATATATGGAAAGTGGCATGGATGATTATCTAACCAAACCTATAAATAGCGAGCATATGGAGCAAATGCTGCAAAAACACACAGCATTTATTTCTGACCAGGAACTGGAAGTAAATAAAAAACCACAGCAACCCCCGGTTATTATGGAACAACCAAAAGTAATAATTGAAGCGCCTCTTGATATAGAACAATCAATCAGAGAATTTAAGGGTAACGCAGAATTAGTGCATGCCATACTTGATGAATTTTTGAGCAAGATTATTGAAAATCAGATTGTACTGATAAAAGAAGCAATTGATACTGGTAATTACGAAACTATCAGGGCGGAAGCCCACTCCATAAAAGGAGGAACTGCCAATATTAAAGCTAATTTTCTATCATTAGCAGCGAAAGAACTGGAGTTTGCCGCTAAAGACAGCAACCTGGAAAATTGTAAAAATTTTTTCGAGAAGCTATTATATGAAAAAGATAGATTAAAGAATTACTACTACCAGGAGGTAAAAAATGAAAGTAATGATAATCGATGA
- a CDS encoding response regulator has product MKVMIIDDDLISRKKLMEILKPRGECEEYERGDVALVAFEKAVKNKEYYSLVTIDINMPHLSGISVLHKIRDIEDEYKLSKDKKVKIMMVTSSNEKEKVSDAMEMGCDDYILKPFDEEVILERLEINNYMTGWEKNKRLKIMVVDDEMISRKKLVESFKDYGDSDEFEKGTDAIQVFRKSVEDKKKYDLITIDINMPDIDGISILHKIRAIEIEQKIPQQQQTKVIMVTSNTDKSKFYEALSLRCDDYILKPFNENLISDRMKTYDIEE; this is encoded by the coding sequence ATGAAAGTAATGATAATCGATGATGACCTTATAAGCCGCAAGAAGTTGATGGAAATATTAAAACCACGCGGTGAATGTGAGGAGTATGAGAGAGGAGATGTAGCGCTTGTAGCTTTTGAAAAAGCCGTTAAAAATAAAGAATATTATAGTTTGGTTACTATTGATATAAACATGCCTCACTTGAGCGGAATATCAGTACTTCATAAAATACGTGACATAGAAGATGAGTACAAGTTGTCAAAAGATAAAAAAGTCAAAATAATGATGGTAACCTCCAGTAATGAAAAAGAAAAAGTTAGCGATGCGATGGAAATGGGATGTGATGATTATATCTTAAAGCCATTTGATGAAGAAGTTATTTTGGAAAGACTCGAAATAAACAACTATATGACAGGGTGGGAAAAGAATAAAAGGCTGAAGATCATGGTTGTTGATGATGAAATGATCAGCCGCAAAAAACTGGTGGAGTCGTTTAAAGATTATGGTGACAGCGATGAATTTGAAAAAGGTACGGACGCAATACAGGTTTTTAGAAAATCAGTTGAGGACAAAAAAAAATATGACTTGATAACAATTGATATTAATATGCCAGATATAGATGGCATATCGATCCTGCATAAAATTAGAGCAATTGAAATAGAACAGAAAATTCCGCAGCAACAACAGACAAAGGTAATAATGGTTACTTCAAATACTGATAAAAGCAAGTTTTATGAGGCCTTGTCGTTGCGTTGCGATGACTATATATTAAAGCCTTTCAATGAAAATTTAATTTCAGACAGAATGAAAACTTATGATATTGAAGAATAG
- a CDS encoding response regulator — translation MLIMVIDDELISRKKLAEILKPFGECMEFDRGDVALVAYEKARKEYKQIDLVTIDISMPYLNGLSVLHKIRDIETELGVPKELKAKVIMVTSENDRNKFMDAMQQGCDDYILKPFDENNILERLKSHNILPKT, via the coding sequence ATGTTAATAATGGTAATAGATGATGAATTGATCAGTCGCAAAAAACTTGCGGAGATATTAAAACCATTCGGAGAGTGTATGGAATTCGACCGGGGGGATGTAGCCCTGGTGGCATATGAAAAGGCACGCAAGGAATATAAACAAATAGACCTTGTAACCATAGATATTTCCATGCCTTATTTGAATGGTTTATCCGTATTGCATAAAATCAGAGACATCGAAACTGAACTGGGTGTCCCCAAAGAATTAAAGGCTAAAGTAATAATGGTGACCTCAGAAAATGATCGCAACAAATTTATGGATGCAATGCAGCAAGGTTGTGATGATTACATTTTAAAACCTTTTGATGAAAACAATATTTTGGAACGCTTGAAAAGCCATAATATTTTACCCAAAACATAA
- a CDS encoding glycoside hydrolase family 5 protein has protein sequence MKALRFILGIFFLQSIIYCAVLAPDKSLFPDRFSVFGNKIVDSRQQEVVFRGISAMDPIYHYFNGDDIVWGEDYYNRIKDWGADIIRLPIHPYYWREYGKEKCLQILDKVIDWAEKNKVYVYIDFHSIGFPPAEDYDGNFDGIYLTSVDETSGFWETIAEKYKNNPVVAFYEIFNEPVYAGFCFSEDGRSTPADWLAWKQVAEDLTKIIRRHDEHKPIIIGGMYWAYDLSQALKDPLSDKNIIYAAHPYPGSSQYKSWDDAFGKIKEKYPVFVTEFGFEREGQKAENTYTGRGRYRDDIYNYLESRKISWTAWCFSDKWSPSLLKDKNYNPTEAGEFFRAQLRR, from the coding sequence ATGAAGGCATTACGATTTATTCTGGGAATATTTTTTCTCCAAAGCATTATTTATTGCGCGGTTTTAGCGCCAGATAAAAGTTTGTTTCCGGATAGATTTTCGGTGTTCGGTAATAAAATTGTGGACAGCCGCCAGCAGGAGGTTGTTTTTCGTGGAATTTCAGCCATGGACCCAATTTATCACTATTTTAACGGGGATGATATTGTTTGGGGTGAAGATTATTATAACCGGATAAAGGATTGGGGTGCTGATATTATTCGTTTACCGATTCACCCATATTACTGGAGAGAATATGGCAAAGAGAAGTGTCTGCAAATATTGGATAAAGTTATTGACTGGGCTGAAAAAAATAAAGTTTATGTTTATATAGACTTTCACTCTATCGGCTTTCCGCCGGCAGAAGACTATGATGGCAATTTCGACGGCATATATCTGACTTCAGTTGATGAAACGAGTGGTTTCTGGGAAACAATTGCGGAAAAATATAAGAACAATCCTGTAGTTGCTTTTTACGAAATATTTAACGAGCCGGTATATGCAGGATTTTGTTTCAGTGAAGACGGCAGGTCTACACCAGCTGATTGGCTAGCCTGGAAACAAGTGGCTGAGGATTTGACAAAAATAATCAGAAGACATGATGAGCATAAGCCGATTATTATTGGGGGAATGTATTGGGCATATGATTTATCGCAAGCTTTAAAAGACCCTTTAAGTGATAAAAACATAATTTATGCGGCTCATCCTTATCCTGGCAGCAGTCAGTATAAAAGCTGGGATGATGCTTTCGGTAAAATCAAAGAAAAATACCCGGTTTTTGTGACAGAATTCGGGTTTGAGCGGGAAGGGCAGAAGGCAGAGAATACATACACCGGGCGCGGTCGTTACAGGGATGATATTTATAATTACCTGGAAAGCAGGAAAATAAGCTGGACTGCCTGGTGTTTTTCCGATAAATGGTCCCCATCATTATTAAAAGATAAAAATTATAATCCTACGGAAGCCGGAGAGTTTTTCAGAGCGCAACTACGTCGTTGA